The following DNA comes from Thalassoglobus sp. JC818.
GGAGTTCACTCGCCAGCTTTGCCTTCTCGTGTGCTTCGCGAAGTGCGTTGATTTCTGCCTTCGTTTTTTCCAGAAGCGCCAGTTGTTGATTCAGCTTGGTTTCGGCCTCCGTGAATTTCGATCTCGCTGTGGCGACAGCAGCTTTTGCATCCGCAACGTGCTTTCGAAGTGGCTGGGCCGCTGCGTCCGCCGCATCGACCTCTTCCAAAGCACGATCTACTTGCTTGTCGACCTCATAGGAACTTTGCTGTTCCTGTTCGGCTGTCGCTTCCAGAGCAGTCAGTCGCTCCTTGAGAGCGTCGACCGGTTCCGTGGGAAGGCCGACGAGATGGGACCGTTGATAAGTCTGGCTGAGTGCAATTTCCCGAATGAACGAACGAATATCATCGTCCATAGCTGTGAATTGCTCGGACAGTAATTCGAGAAGCTCGGGATTGCTGGGAGGGTTTCCGGAGTGATGCAGGTCAACGGGTTCCACGAGTCCAATGCCGAACATTTCTTTCCAGAGCCGGTTGGCAATGTTGCGATCAAACATCGGCATTGAGCGTGTGGAAACGAGCTCTGAGAGTAACTCGATTCGACTCTGAACCGGAACCGGACGAACGTTCTTTGCGGGCTCGACCTGGTAGTCCTCACCTGGTTTCAGAATGACCTCGAAAATCTCTTCAGAGTTCAGAAGTCGTGGACCGCTGTTGCCTTGTCGGTCCGTGAAGACCGAGCGAAATGAAGCTTCTCCCTCGGCACTTTCCGCGATTAAGGCAGGTTGTTTTGTGTCGGGTTGAAACAGCGTCGCCCGGACGACAAAAGCCTGCAGCCCGTAGAAATCTTCCTGATAGTAGTCATCAATATTCGGATGGTCGTGACATTGTGCACATTGCAAATCGACGCCGAAAAAGACTCTTCCTAATTCACGTGTGAGCAACGTGGTATCGACGTCTCTTTCCAGGAAGAAGGCTGAAGCGGGACGGACTTTCTCGTCTGTTCCGTCCGCCCCTAGAATCTCGGAAACGATCTCGCGATAGGATTTGCCAGCACTGATCGATTGTTCGAGGTAAGTACGAAAGTCCTGCGTGGAAACGTGTTTGCCGCCGCGTCTTTCCATCAACATGATGTCGAGTCGGGCTGCAAGGTTTTTGACGAATTCTGGTCGGCTCACTAAATCGTCGACGAGTCGAGTCCGTTTGTTTGTGTCGGATTCAGCGAGAAAAGCCCGCGTTTCGTCGACCGTCGGAATGCGTCCGATGAGATCGAGATAGACGCGTCGAACAAACGTCGCATCATCAACTGGCGGCGCAACTGTTGCTCCCGAGACAGAATGAACTGTGGAATCAATGAGCTGATGAAGAGGAAGCGTTGCCGGAGCGGTTTCTTGTGCGTTTGCCGTCAACGATCCTGTCGACAGACAAACTCCGAATACAAGCAACAAAGAATTGCTGTAGCTGCTGACGCATCGATGCGAAAGGTGGGACATCGCTCGAGCCATTTCTAGGATCGATCGCAGGAGGGCATCGCGACCGACACTTCAGGTGGGAAGCGGGAGTTAAAAACTCTCCGCAGTGGTTAAAGCCTAAGTTCCGAAATGTGCGACGTCAATCTCGAACTCTGATCGGCTGTCAAAACCTTTGTCGACTCGATCGAAAAAATCATCTGTCAGTAGCTGCGTCGACGTTTGACAAACTCTCGATGACAGCGACACACTTCAACCACGTCTTCAAGATTGATCAAGTTCATCACTCTTGAGCTTGTCTCAAGACAGTTCGTGAATCGGTCACGCCCAAGACGTTCCCCTCTTGTAGATTGCTGAATCCAATCGAAAGGAAGCCTGGTGAAGTCGCTCACTCTTCAGCTATTGATTCTGACTCTCACTCTACCCTCAGTCTGTCTGGCAGAAGACTCTCCCAATGTCATTCTGATCTTCGCGGATGATCTGGGCTATGGAGATGTCAACTGCTTTGCAGAGCAGTGTCCGTTCGCGACACCTCATCTCGATCAGATGGCACGCGAAGGAGCGATGCTCACCAACTTCTATGTGCCGACCCCTTACTGTGCTCCATCGCGAGCAACAATTCTCACCGGGCGATATCCGTTTCGGCACACGGTAGTCAACAACCCCGCTCCCGATGCAGGAATCAACAACTTTGGGCTGCCTCAGTCGGAAATTACGATCGCGGAAATGCTGAAAGAGAAAGGGTACGCGACAGCCTGTTTCGGCAAGTGGCATCTCGGTCATCAGGCAGAATGGCTTCCCAGAACTCAAGGCTTCGATGAGTACTATGGCATTTTGTATTCGAATGATATGTTCCCGGTTCAGCTCGTGGATCAGGAAGAAGTCGTCGAGTACCCGGTCGTTCAAGCGACACTCACTCAGCGGTACACTGATCGCGCTATCGACTTCATCACGAAGCACAAAGAGGAACCTTTCTTTCTGTATCTCCCGCATGCAATGCCGCATAAACCATTGGCGGTCTCTGACAACTTCTATACTCCAGAGACTCCCAATGATTTGTATGGCGACGTCATCGCTGAACTTGATTCGGACGTCGGAAGACTCCTCGACACGCTGAAGCAACTCTCCCTTGATGACCAGACGCTGGTGATCTTCACCTCTGACAATGGACCATGGTATGGCGGATGCACCGGAGGGCTTCGCGGGATGAAAGGGAAGACATGGGAAGGAGGACTAAAGGTCCCATTCATCGCACGCATGCCAGGCGTGATTCCCAGTCAGACCCGGAACTCCTCCCCAGCGGGGACAATCGACATGCTCCCAACCATCGCGGCTCTCACCGGGGCGAAAGTACCAGCCGACCGCACGATCGACGGGCGTAACATTCTGCCCATGCTGCAACACTCCAAAGCTCCAAGTCCACACGATGCCATCTACGGAATGCAGGGACAAAGACTCGCGACGATCCGATCGGGTGACTGGAAGCTTCACGTTCGAAATCCAGGTCCAGTGCGTTTTCACAACCTCAGCGAAAAAGAACTCGAAGAATATGTCGACCCGCGAGGTCCAGACGGCGTGATCCTGCTTGCTCCATTCGAACAAGCCCGACCGACAGAGCATCCCGGATTAATGACAGGTGATGCGCCGACCGAGAAAATGCTTTTCGACCTCTCACAAGATCCCGGGGAACAGTTCAACGTCGCAGCGAAACACCCTGAATTCGTGAAAGAGCTACTCGCCAAATTTGAAGCTGTCGAGAAAGAATTCTCCGACTTCGAAAACGCTCCCAATGACTATCTCTTTGCAATTCCTCAGGGAAAACCGCGCCCGTTGATGCGGCTCATCGGAGGCGAACTCCGCTACGATCGAGTTCCCAAATCACAAGAGAAGTACCTGAAGAAACCTGTCCAACAAGAAAGCCAGGACGACGAGTAACTTCTCGGTCGGCCTGGCATTCTGATCAAGCAAGCGGACTCGTTCGTTCGATCAAAGACCGTAGAGCATCCCAAACTTTGTGTTGAGATGATTCAACAGCGGGGCAGCGGAGAGTGTTTCGCCGGTGACTTTTTCGACAAGTTTGGGTGCGTCGTATCGACGACCTTGCGAGTGAATCTTTTCGTTCAGCCAGTTTTTCAAAGGTGCAAACTCGCCGCGTGCAAACATCTCTGCGAGGTTTCCGAGTTCCTGCTGCGCGGTGTCGAAGAACTGGGCTGCGTACATATTTCCGAGAGCATAGGTCGGGAAGTAGCCGATCAGACCGGCGCTCCAATGGACATCCTGCAGACATCCCAATGAGTCATCCGTAGGTGTCATTCCGAAGAACTCGTGGAATGTTTCATTCCAAGCTGTCGGAACATCGGCAACATTCAGATCACCACTCAACAGTGCCTGCTCAAGCTCGAATCGAAGCATGATATGCAGGTTGTAAGTCACCTCATCTGCTTCAACGCGAATCCAACTTGGTTCGACGTTATTGACAGCAGCGTAAAAGTCGTCGATGTGCAAATCGCCGATCGCATCCGGAAAAGTCTTTTGGGCCTGGGGATAGAAGTGGTCCCAGAACGCTCGACTCCGACCGACGAGATTCTCCCACATCCGCGACTGTGATTCATGGATTCCGAGAGAGCAGGCTTCGCCACAAGCGAGGCCAAACTGTTCGGCATTCAGCCCCTGTTCGTAAATTCCGTGACCGGCTTCGTGCAGTGTCCCGAAAAACGCGCCGGGGAAATGATGTTCGTCGTAGCGTGTCGTTAGTCGACAGTCGCCGGGCCCGATCCCTGAACAAAACGGATGGGCTGCGATGTCGAGTCGTCCCGAAGTGAAATCGAATCCAATCGCCGTGGCTGCCGAACGACCAAAGGTTTCCTGATCCGCAATCGGATAGGAACGCTCGAGGATGCCAACGTCCGGTTTTCGATCAGACGCCTGAATGCCAGCGACGAGCTTGACGAGTTCTTCGCGGAGCGGCGCGAAGACTTCCTGAATCTGAGCAGCTGTGGCGCCTGGTTCGTAGTCTTCGATGAGTGCGTCGTACTTGACGCCGGTCGGGCTACCGAGCGCGTCCGCTTCTTCTCGTTTCAGCTGAACGATTTTTTCCAGCCATGGCTGAAAGGCTGCGAAGTCTTTCTTGGCTCGCGCTTCTACCCAAGCTTGTTGGGACAGTGTGGCAGTCCGCGAGAGTTCTTTCACCAGATTCCTGGGAAGCTTTACCGATCGGGAATACGCTCTCTTCGCATCACGGACATTGGCAGCTTCGATACTGTCGTCTGACTCGTTGTCGATTTGTTCGGAGAGCTTGTCGATCAACTCCCCGAGCGTCGGGTCCGTCGCCCGATCGTGCGACAGACCTGCCAGCAACGAAAGTTGATTTGCGCGGTGCTCCGCGCCTTTCGGAGGAAGGTTGGTTTGCTCATCCCAGCCCAGAACTGATCCACAGGAACGAAGTGTGGCCAGCTCTCTCAGATGCGTCACGAGTTCAGTATATTCGGGAGCTTGACGATCCATTCCGAAGTTCTCCATTCACCATAAGTCGACATTCAGCAATAATAAGACTGTTCCAGTCGGCGGAGATCTGAGGAAGAAGCTAACCTCACATCGCTCCCTGAATTCAAGGGACGGGATCTGGCTTCAACACGAGATTTTCCACGGCGATCAGGACCGGAACGATCGAAACCAGAGTCTATACCAGACTCGAGAAAGATGCGACCAGAGATGTTTCGAGTCACAATCACACTCCTCCGAATTATCTGGGCGTCCCCCACCACGATTCTCGCATCGTTCGTGGCACTGGCAGGGTTTCCATTCGGAACGCGAGCAAGAATTCGAAGCGGTGCTATTGAATGCTATGGCGGGCTCATCACATGGATTCTAGAACGAACCCCGATCTCCGCCGCCGCCATGACACTCGGACACGTCATCTGGGGACGATCGGAAGCATCGCTGGATTTCTGCAGAGAGCATGAGCACATTCACATTCGTCAATACGAGCGATGGGGACCGATGTTCCTCCCAATGTACGCTTATTACTCCTTTATGATGTGGTGCAAAGGGAAACATCCCTACTATGACAATCCATTTGAAATGGAAGCCTTCGGCCCGAATCACCCCTACTATCGCCAGCAGATCGAAAACAGATTCCCTTCATGACGCTCTCTGTCAACTCTCCCGAGTCTTTGCAGCAACTCGCGCACCTCGTTTTGCAGTCTGAACGAGGTGTGATCTTTACAGGCGCCGGAGTCGGAACCGCGAGCGGAATCTCGACGTTCCGAGACATGGACGGACTCTGGGCTCGATATCCACCTGAGGACTTCGCTAACTGGACCGGCTTGCTTCGGACAGCCACGCTGGAACCGGCGCGATTCGCCGAGTTTCTGATCTCCGTCCTCGAGCCAATCGCCACAGCTCATCCGAATCAGGCACACCGGGCCATCACTGAGTTGCAGTCCGCAGCACGGATGACGGTGATCACTCAAAACATTGACGGTCTGCAACAGGAAGCTGGAGCCGTGGAAGTTCGTGAACTGCACGGAACGCTCTTCGAAATCGTCCAAACGCCAAGCGGAGAGATCTTGCGAACCATCACTCGCAGCGAGTTAGCGCAAATCGTCGATTATTTGCGTGAGAGCCAGAACCATCTCTGGAGCTTTCCATCGGTCATGCGTGCATTGAAGCCGATCTTTCAGTTCTCCAGCGAAGGCGTTTCTCATCCCAACGTCATCCTCTTTGGAGACCAGCTTCGCGAACCGGACTGGAGCCTGGCGATCGAATCAACGGAGTCCTGCGATCTCATGATCGCTGTGGGAACATCGCAAACCGTCAGACCAGCCAGCGACTTGATTTCAATCGCTCGAGAGAATGGAGCCGAGGTCGTCTACATCGATCCAGAATGCGGAGGAAGAGGCCTGTGGATTCGGGACCACGCTGAACATGTTCTTCCGGAGTTGGTGAAACTGGTCCGATCTCATCGCAACAGCGAGGAAGGCTGATGTCGCAAACGTATATCGTGTTTGATGTCGGTCATACGCGCACGAAAATCGGCACGTTTCACCTTCAGGGGAAAGACCAGTTGCCTGAGTGCGTGATGACTCGTTCCATCTTCAACACTGAAGAAATCCCCTGGTCAGACCTCAAAGAGTGGTTTCGGTCCCCGGACCT
Coding sequences within:
- a CDS encoding sulfatase is translated as MKSLTLQLLILTLTLPSVCLAEDSPNVILIFADDLGYGDVNCFAEQCPFATPHLDQMAREGAMLTNFYVPTPYCAPSRATILTGRYPFRHTVVNNPAPDAGINNFGLPQSEITIAEMLKEKGYATACFGKWHLGHQAEWLPRTQGFDEYYGILYSNDMFPVQLVDQEEVVEYPVVQATLTQRYTDRAIDFITKHKEEPFFLYLPHAMPHKPLAVSDNFYTPETPNDLYGDVIAELDSDVGRLLDTLKQLSLDDQTLVIFTSDNGPWYGGCTGGLRGMKGKTWEGGLKVPFIARMPGVIPSQTRNSSPAGTIDMLPTIAALTGAKVPADRTIDGRNILPMLQHSKAPSPHDAIYGMQGQRLATIRSGDWKLHVRNPGPVRFHNLSEKELEEYVDPRGPDGVILLAPFEQARPTEHPGLMTGDAPTEKMLFDLSQDPGEQFNVAAKHPEFVKELLAKFEAVEKEFSDFENAPNDYLFAIPQGKPRPLMRLIGGELRYDRVPKSQEKYLKKPVQQESQDDE
- a CDS encoding Sir2 family NAD-dependent protein deacetylase, with protein sequence MTLSVNSPESLQQLAHLVLQSERGVIFTGAGVGTASGISTFRDMDGLWARYPPEDFANWTGLLRTATLEPARFAEFLISVLEPIATAHPNQAHRAITELQSAARMTVITQNIDGLQQEAGAVEVRELHGTLFEIVQTPSGEILRTITRSELAQIVDYLRESQNHLWSFPSVMRALKPIFQFSSEGVSHPNVILFGDQLREPDWSLAIESTESCDLMIAVGTSQTVRPASDLISIARENGAEVVYIDPECGGRGLWIRDHAEHVLPELVKLVRSHRNSEEG
- a CDS encoding carboxypeptidase M32; protein product: MDRQAPEYTELVTHLRELATLRSCGSVLGWDEQTNLPPKGAEHRANQLSLLAGLSHDRATDPTLGELIDKLSEQIDNESDDSIEAANVRDAKRAYSRSVKLPRNLVKELSRTATLSQQAWVEARAKKDFAAFQPWLEKIVQLKREEADALGSPTGVKYDALIEDYEPGATAAQIQEVFAPLREELVKLVAGIQASDRKPDVGILERSYPIADQETFGRSAATAIGFDFTSGRLDIAAHPFCSGIGPGDCRLTTRYDEHHFPGAFFGTLHEAGHGIYEQGLNAEQFGLACGEACSLGIHESQSRMWENLVGRSRAFWDHFYPQAQKTFPDAIGDLHIDDFYAAVNNVEPSWIRVEADEVTYNLHIMLRFELEQALLSGDLNVADVPTAWNETFHEFFGMTPTDDSLGCLQDVHWSAGLIGYFPTYALGNMYAAQFFDTAQQELGNLAEMFARGEFAPLKNWLNEKIHSQGRRYDAPKLVEKVTGETLSAAPLLNHLNTKFGMLYGL